DNA from Mobula birostris isolate sMobBir1 unplaced genomic scaffold, sMobBir1.hap1 scaffold_619, whole genome shotgun sequence:
CCAGGTCAGGAAGCACAGGTCTCCAGGATGTTGAAGACTGTAGCTCAGGCACTCTCCTCAGCAGGTTCTGCGGAGAAAGGAAGGGAGATAATTAATCCAACACAGACTACATCTGAGAGCACACAATCAGAGTGTGCTGGGGGTGAGGggcagtgtgagggagctggattaacgtcagtgacaTGGCACTGGGGGAGAGCAGTTACTGTCCTGTGTGAATAATTACTCACTGTGAGAGTCTCCCTTACCCTGGCTAGTGGTCTGTTCAGCGAGCACTGTCCTGTACAGATCGTAGGCATCATACATCAATACACCCGTCAGAAAGAATCCGAAAACCTGTAATCAAAAATAAATGCTTTTGTccaaccctgggagtgtgtgatggacagtgcagtggcagattcactctgtgtccgacctcGGGAgcatgtgatgggacggtgtggagggagtttcactctgtgtctgaccccaggagtgtgtgatgggacggtgtggagggagcctcacgctgtgtctgaccctggaagtgtgtgatgggaaagtgtggagggagcttcactgtgtgtctgaccccgggagtgtgtgatgggacggtgtggagggagtttcactctgtctgaccccgggagtgtgtggtgggatggtgtggagggagtttcactctgtctgaccccgggagtgtgtgatgggatggtgtggagggagtttcactctgtgtctgaccccgggagtgtgtggagggagcctcactgtGTGTTTGACCCCATGAGTGTGCTTTGGGACTGTGACGGaagcctcactctgtgtctgtgggATGAGACGATGCAGAGGGAGGTTCACTATGTGTcaacctcaggagtgtgtgattgggtggTGGGATGAGCTGGTGTTTTGGGACAGTGATGGGAGCCTCACTCTTCCCACTTACTGCAGCCGCTGCCATTCCTGACCCTCCACTCCGAACAGACGAGATGATGGAGAGAATGAGGAAAATGAGGGCTGAGATGACAGCTCGCACGAAGTCCTGAGGGAGGACAAGAAATTAATGTTAGTTCTGGATCCCGTGTAATCTAACCTTCTAAATCAGCCTGCTGCGAGGAACCTTGTCGAGTCCATATGGATAATATCAACCACCCTACCCTCCTGGTTCCTTCCTCAAGGAACTCCAAGAGATTTGGTCGGACGCAACTTCCCACACACACAGTTGTGTTGGCTGTCCCAAACCAGGCCCTGTCCATCAGAATCCCCTCTCTCAACTTACCCACCACCAACGTCAGACTCATTGGCCTTCTGTTTCCTGGCTTGTTTTTGCGACCCTCTTTAAGCAATGGTaccacattagccactctccactCACCCAGAACCTCACCTGTGGCCAGAGGTGAAGCAAAAATCTCCACAAGGGTCTCCACGATTTCTTCAGCTTCCCACAAGCCTCGAGAATGCACCAGGTCAGGGCCTGAGGATTTACCCACCTAATAGACTTTAAGGTCTCCAGTACTTCCTCCCTCCTAATCTGTGTGTACCCAAGATGCCacccattcactccctgagcTTCCATTGTTCTCTCCACAGTAAAAACTGAAGAGAAATGCTCATTAGAAAATCTCTGCCATGTCCTTCAGTTCCACATGCAGACAGCCATGCTGATCTCTTGAATTTTGCCTCACCTATGCCTGAcagataagaccacaagatataggatcagaattcagccatttagcccatcgagtctgctctgccattttatcatggttgatccaattctcctctcagccccaatctcctgccttctccccatattccttcgtgccctgaccaaatgagagcctatcaacctctgccttaaatatatccaatgacttggcctccacagctgtctgtggcaacgaattccacagattcaccaacctctggctaaagaaattcctcctcatctgcattctaaatggacgcccctctactctgaggctgtgtcctctggtcttggagtctcccacaaaaggaaacatcctctccacatctactatcaaggcctttcaccttttGAGAgattttaatgaggtcacccctcatttttctgaattacagtgaatacaggcccagagccatcaaacactcctcataaagacaagcctttcaatcctggaatcatttttgtgaaactcctttgaaccttctccaatgtcagcacatcctttcttagataaggggcctaaaactgctcaccgtactccaagtgaggcctcactagtgccttataaatcctcaaaattacatccttgcttttatattctagcctggaaacgaatgctaacatcgcattatCTTCCtgaccacaggctcaacctgcaaattaacctccagggaatcctgcacaaggattcccaaatccctttgtacctcagatctTTGTATTtcctcaccatttagaaaatagtcaaccctttctacCCAGATCCATACCATAGCCTTGTTCTCTCCTAACTTCTCTCCTCAGTGCACTCCTCCACTTCCTGCAACCATTGAGAGATTCTCTTGACCCAACTACCTCCACCCAACATATGCCTCCTTTTTCCCAACCGGAGCCTCAGTATCTCCTGTCAGCTTGGGTTCCCTAAACCTGCCACCCTTGGCCTTCATCCCGCTGGAATACTGTATTCCAGGATTTCAAAAACGCATctttaaaagcctcccactttCCAGTCGTACCTTGACCCATAAAGAGTTTAACCCAATTGACCCTGGCAAGATCCTATCCAGTGCTTCTAAAATTGGTCTCAAGTTTAGCGGCTTAACCTGTGACATTTTAAAATTAATAGAATTGTCATTGGACTCAAAGTAGTTCCTGACTTGCACAacagatatagaacatagaacagtacaggccctttggcccacaacgttgtgctgaccttttaacccactctaagatcaatttaactcttCCCTGTCACATCATCCTCCGTTTTCCTTTCATCTATGGGCccatctaagagtcccttaaatgcccctaatttatctgcctctacccccaGCCCTGGCACCGTTCCCacccacccatcactctctgggtaCCTACCTGACATTcctccccctatactttcttcaatcacattaaaattacgTCCTCTCATATTAGGAATTCCCACCCCTGGGAAAGGgcactggttgtccactctatcaattcctCTTTATCTTGTACTCCTGTACCTTGTCCTCCTccgctctaaagagaaaagccctagctcgctcaaactTAAAACTTGCTCGTTAATCCAGGCAGcgttctggtgaatctcctctgcaccctctcaaaagcttccacgtccttcctataatgaggtggccAGTCTGAacacaagtgtggtctaactagtttcatagagctgcaacattagctggtgtctcttgaactcagtcccctgattactgaaggccaacacaccatatactTTCTTAACCATCCTGTTAACTTGTGCAGCAaccttgagggatctgtggacatggaccccaagatctctctgtagcCTCAGACTAAGAATCCTACTTTTAACcgtaattttctttcaatttgagCTTCCAAAGTGGtttcacttcacacttctccagatGGAGTCCAGAACCATATCCAGAGACACTAATAATGCTTTTCTCAGATTCAATCCCTCTCCTTCTGACAGTAACCTCACTCTCCCTGCGTGGTATCACTGACTGTATTCagccccagctccctcacaccatccctcagtgacccctctcccccagggccctgtgtcactgactgtatccccactgttgttaatccagctccctcacaccatccctcagtgacccctctcccccagtgccctgtatcactgactgtatccccactgacattaatccagccccctcacaccatccctcagtgacccctctcccccagtgccctgtatcactgactgtatccccactgacattaatccagctccctcacaccatccctcagtgaccctctccctcagcaccctgtgtcactgactgtatccccactgacattaatccagctccctcacaccatccctcagtgaccctctccctcagcaccctgtgtcactgactgtatccccactgacattaatccagctccctcagaccgtccctcagtgacccctgtcCCCATGTGccttgtcactgactgtatccccactgttgttaatccagctccctcacactctctgtgacccctctcccccagcgccgtgtcactgactgtatccccattgacattaatccagctccctcccaCTATCCCTCACTGACCCCTCTCCCCAACgccgtgtcactgactgtatccccactgacattaatccagctccctcagacagtccctcagtgacccctctccgccagcgccgtgtcactgactgtatccccactgatgttaatccagtcccctcacactgtccctcagtgacccctcaccccatgtgccttgtcactgactgtatccccactgacattaatccagctcccccacgcCATTCCTCAATGGCTGAGCTCCCCCCTcactcccacccctccccaccagctCTCACCGTGGTGGGCCAGCTGAGGCCAGCGAGTTTTTGGTGGTAGCGGGTGAGATAGACGCAGAGGAAGCAGATGTTGAGGATGAGGAAGAGGAGGGGGGCGGTGAGGAATGCCGTGTCTGACGCCGCGTAGCAGACGAACAGCAGAAACAGGAGGATCTGccggagggagagagggagagaggttaGACTTGTCTCTGCGTGCGCAGTCCGATCCCACAGTACACAGTCTGATCCCAGAGTGCACAGTCTGATCCCACAATGCACAGACTGATCCCAGAGTGCACAGTACAATCCCACAGTGCAGACTGGTGCCAGAGTGCACAGTCCGATCCCACAGTACACAGACTGGTCCCAGCGTGCACAGTCCGATCCCAGAGTGCGCAGTCCGATCCCACAGTACACAGTCCGATTCCAGGGTCTCACTGGTAAACAGTTCAATCCCAAGTCCTGCCCCAGGGTAGTCGGATGCGAAACCACCCACCGTAAAAGTCAATCTCAGGGTtagatgccccacctccctgcacAATCCGATCTCACAGCCACCCACACTCCCCGCACAGACCGATCCTACGCGTTTACCATCTCGACAGCCAGGATGATCCCGCGCCGGGACTTGAGGAAAACCCCGTGTCGGCGGAGCGTGGAGAGCGGAGAATCCGCCGGCTCCGCCTGAGATCCCGGCATCTTGGAGCCGGCGGCGAGCCGGACGTCCGGGGTTTGTGGATTCCCTGAGTTTACAGATCGTCCTGGAGTTTCTGAAACGTCTCGCAGTCTGCGGATTCCCGACGTTTGTGGAGAATTCGTTCACTTTGCGAAGGGGAGCGTCCACTGTTTGCGGAATGCCGTTAAACTTGCAGAGGGTCGCGGATCGTCCGCGCTCGGCTCCAGCCGGGATCACCGCCCTTTTCCTGGGATGTCCCGCCGGAGGGAGAGCGGCGAATCAggagcaggagggggagggggccgTGGGGAAAGGCGAGGGGGTAAGTTGAAGTCTTCTCCGGGACCGATGTAACCCCGGCTCCCGAATCAGTCCcgttcctcccccaccccctccgccGGCCCCTTTAGAGAGCGATGCCGAGCTGTGCCAGCCTCCGCGGAAGGGGGGCGAACAGAGGCACCATTGATGCTGCGGGCCGGGGAGGGGGGgccaagcgaacactggagaAAGGCCCGGCTCAGTCGCAGCAGCGCCGCCCTCTCCGCGGGCAGCCGTCCCTCACCCACCCCGGCTCCAGGAACCGCTGCGACCCTCCGGGGTCGTGTCTgtgtatctctctgtctctgacgGCCGAGCACTGAAAACCTGGGCAGTTCTGGCCGGAGCGTtcactgagatttttaacctCTCGCTCCGGCAGCCCGAGggatccacctgcttcaaacaggcttcagttACACCGGCGCCGAAGGAGAACGCGGtgacctgcctcaacgactattgTCCACTCGCACTTAAATACAcagtgattaagtgctttgagaggttggtgatgaaacacatcagctcctgcctgagaagcggcGTGGATCCGCTCCAGTTTGCCTCCCGGAGCAACAGGCCCACAGCAAGTGCCGTCTCACTGGTTCTTCacccaaccctggaacatctggacagcaaagacgcaaaacatcaggatgctctttatcagctacagctcagcattcaataccgtcatcccctcaaaactaatcgatAAACTCTCACACGTTGGCCTCAGCACCTCCCTGTGCAATTGCatcttggatttcctcacttgcagacctcactCAGTTGGGATTGGCAACAACgtctcctccaccatctccatcagcacaggtccaCCACCGggctgtgtgcttatcccccTGCTCGACTCGCTTTACACCCAAGTGCAGCTCCAACACCATTAACAAGTTGCTGACTACAACACCGCcttaggccaaatcaaaggtggtaaagcaacacacatcaaagttgctggtgaacgcagcaggccaagcagcatctgtaggaagaggtgcagtggacgtttcaggccgagacctttcgtcaggactacaaaggtggtgaagaatcagtctacaggaaggagactgaaaaccCGGCCGAGTGGTTCCACGAcaccctctcactcagtgtcagcaaggccaaggatcTGAtccaagaggaggaaaccagaggtggtgagggtcagcaactttaaattcctcagtgggCCTGACCTGGGCCCAGCAAGTAAAtgcgattagattagattatgaggactcgcagtcctcgtttattgtcatttagtaatgcatgcattaagaaatgatacaatgtttttccagaatgatatcacagaaacacaagacaaaccgacttTAAAAACTAACgataaccacataattataacatatagttacaacagtgcaaagcaatactgtactttgataagaatggaccatgggcacggtaaaagtctctcgaaagtcccatcatctcacgcagacggtgaacctccagcgccgcagacttgccgatgcagcatccgaccacagtccgactccgagtccgtctgaaaactccgagcctccgaccagctctccgacaccgagcaccatctctgccaagcacttcaaCCTCggtaacaggcaaagccgaggatttggggccttcccctccgagattctcgatcacacagtagcatcggcagcgaagcaggcatttcagaagttactccagctgttcctcacgtctgtctccatcaaatccggattgtgcacggccccctagttaacacatatcgatatcaattcggaacggccgtgcgcgctgccatcttctccctccgggaaagcacgacagcaccttgACTTcgttagaagtttgcgaagattcagcatgaaatctaaaactttgataaacttctatagatgtgtggtggagtttattgactggttgcttcacgACCTGGCATAgagacaccaatgcccttgaacagaaaatcctacaaaaagaaattagtggatacggcctagtctgtcacaggtaaagccctccccaccattgagcacgtctacatgaagtgttgtcacaggaaagcagcatccatcatcagggacccccagcacccaggacatgctctacaggagccttaggactcacaccaccaggttcaggaacagttactacccctcaaccatcaggctcttgcaccagaggggataacttcactcagctgtTTCCAAatttcactttcaaggcctcttcctctcacattcacgatatttatttattcattttgtaCTAACACAGTCTTTCAGACACCTGTTAACGCCCAAGTTGATGCAGTTTCTCATCGACTCCgttttggttattattctatagatttattgagcgtgcctgcaagaaaatgaacctcagcgttggaaatggtgacgtatatgtacttcgatctctctctctctcccaccaaccATCCCCGCCATCCATCTGCATTTCcttctgctttcctccctctctctccctgtatATCTGCCTATATCCATGCGTCCGCACCCCTGTACAATAAACAGGCACCAACTGAGAGTGTGTTAAGATTTTATTCCAAAAGAGTGAACGTAGCACACAGAGGTCATGATTCACCCGACGGTGGGGGCTGGGACAATGGGtagaaaggggaagggggtgggaaTGGGTAGGGAAGTCAGGGTGTAGAGGGTGAGGGAGATCTGGTTGATTGGAGGAAgaggccacagggagatcccagCCTGTGAACTGGACGAGTGGGGCGTGGACGGTGATGATCAAACAGGCCCTGCATGCCCCGCTATCCCCCGCACTTCATCCGTCCGGATCGGGGCTGGTGTCTGCCCACAGTCTCAGTGGTGCCAGCCAGTCAGCGTCTGCGGAAGCCTGTgttgggagagagaagggagagggtgagcataGACCAATCCCAGAGGCTGGGGCCAGGGAAGAGGAAGGGCAGGTGCCTCAGTCAGCAGAGAGAGAGCCTCAAGTTCCCAGAATGAACATCGAGTACTGTCCTGGTCCAACCGCGGCCAAGGATGTTTAccgacttcctcaggaggctaatgcCCCGTTTGACCCTCACCAGCTCTTTACCAaaacaccacagaaagcatcttgtCTGGATGAATCACGGCCCCGTCAGGCAGCTGCTCCCCCCGTGGCCGCAAGAAACAGTGGagtgtggacacagctcaacacatcacagaaaccagcctccctcttACAGACTCagcccacacctctcactgcctcagtaaagcagcggCGTTCACAAAGACCCCATCCACCCGGACATCCTCCcgtctctcctctcccatccggcagaagatacaaagcctgaaagcacatcccaccaggctcagggacagctcgTATCCCTCTTCTGTAAGACGATTAAAACGATTCCCCAGTACGATACGGTGGCGTGCGACTTCACactctacctcgttatgaccttgcaccttattgtctgcctggacCACtggtaacacttcattctgctatAGTGTCACCCCATCCCACCTCGACGCACCGACAAGCTCTGTGGACGGTACGTGGCCGTTTATCCCTCTacctcaggggtccccaacctttttagcaccacggaccggtttaatatcgaCAATATTCCTGCGGGGGGGTGTtcgagtagggttaaactcacctcaacatgtcttttacagttagggttgccaactttctcactcccaaataagggacagaagtagcagtcaaatcccgggacacttcatcccaggaaagactaccatgaccatgaagccttgtgcaggcaTGTATGCGCgtgtgtgtacgtgctgatttttctcccccacaaatcggttttgccttcatcttcccgactacactgtacagactttatataggctgtgtatttatcatgtcattcctgcttttactatatgttagtgttattttcggttttatgtgttatttggtatgatttgttaggttattttttgggtctgggaatgctcaaaaattttttcccatataaattaatggtaattgcttcttcgcttcacgccatttcggcacgaaagggctcataggaacgctctaccttagtgggggaaatacgggacaaaccaatttagcccaatatacgggatgtcccggcaaatacgggacagttggcaaccctatgttcaagttcaacagtgcgtgacggaatgaggaaaggtgcagctgactcgtatcgtttcctcgcggcctggtagcacatgctctgcggcccggtggttggagaccgctGTCCTACCTCAGTACTGGTGACAACTGGCTGGTTAATCGGTAAAGCCGTACCCACCGGCTGGTTAATCGGTTACCTCGTTGCTTCTTCTTCTTGGTCCTCGCGgtgactctctgcttctttctgacGGGTTCCGACTCCTGGGGCAGAGAATTGCAGCAGTTACCTCGCTGgcgaggtggggaggggagggaaggggtgtgggggtgtcCAGGCGGGATGGGGTGTGggttgagggggggggggtgctcaCCGTCTCTCCAGTCAGGGCGGCAATGCTGCCGAAGTGGGTGAGGGAGCTGAGCTGGGAGCTCATGGCCAGCGAGCGGCTCTGGCGACGACGCTTCTCGGACCGCGGGACGTTCAACCGCACCATCATCGCCTCCTCGTACTGCACCCTGGAGGGGGGACAGAGAAAGGGTTAAGGCTTGGTTAAGACACCTGGCAGTCCCCCCCCACCTCGCTCCCACCCCATGCATCCCTCCCTCGTGACCCACTCTCATCCCCTCCTTCCCATCCGATATTCCTCCCTGTCTGCTCAACAACCCAATGAAGACGATGTTAAACTCGTTCCCTGCTCCCTCCTCCTGTCCCCATTCTTCCCCCACCCACACAATGTCTCTCCAGCCACTCCCCAGTCTCTTCCTCACCCGCGTCAGTTCATtttaaaacacacacaaagagcCGGGCTCTGCAGACGCCGGCGGGAAGAAGGATGCAGCGGGGGAGCGACAGAAGGGAAACGGGAATAATCCAGGTAATTCAATAGGCAGGTGAGCCTCGCGTCAGCTATTGGGAGAGGACACTGAGGGGCAGGATTTGTGCTCACAGACAGTCAAACGTGATCGAGCTTCTCAAGGTGTCAAAGGAGCTCGGGAAGGCCAAGGCAGTGGACATTATCTAAGGTGCCTGACAGGGGTTCAGAAGATAACTCCACAGACTCACCAACCCCCAGCtgaagaattcctcctcatcgcagCTCTAAAGGGTCGTCCCTTTCcccgagactgtgccctctggtcctacactcctccactaaaaggaaacatcctcgccacatccactctatccaggcctttaagTGTCTGGGAGATTCCACCTTCCTCGGAACTCAcaaacagacccagagccatcgaacaccCCTCATACATCCAGCCTttcgttcccggaatcattcaCATCAAcctcctctgccccctccctggggccagcacgtccttcctctgaAACAGGGCCCAAATCTTCTCCCAGTACCGCCTGATGGACACACTATAAAACCCCAGCCCCACCAatacctctcctgtcctcagAGCCTGCAGCCAGCCCACCCAATCCCCCACGCCCTGGGTCCCCTCTCCCCCAAACCCCACCTACCCATCTCTCTCAGCTTCCCCACCCTACctccaacccatccctccatcaCTTCCAGCAGCCGGTCAGGTCCTGGCGGCCCCTGCgcacttcccctccaccaccaccttccaCATCTCCTCTAGAGGCATGGGCTAACGTTGCAGCTctgcaaaactctggttagaccacacttggaatattgtgttccgtTCCGGTCGCCTCACTGAAGGAAGGACCTGGAAGATCCAGAttcggggctcccaacctttttgttTTAAACGCCGTGAACCAATCGCATTAAGCAAGGAGACTGTGGATCcggggttgggaacccctgcttgagaaggtgcagaagagatccaccaggatgctgcctggattagagagtgaggagaggctgAGTGAGCTCTTCgtagcgaaggaggatgagacacTCGGCAGAGGTAGAGAAGATGATAGAAGGCATCGGTGGGAGTGAATCACCAGCAGCTTTTCTCAGGGACAGCACTGGCTGAGACGAGGGCCCAGAATTTCAGAGTGATTGGagggacgggggtggggggaaaatgtcagaggcaagttttttccccctctcctcacagaaagtgatgggtgtgtggacactCTACcctgctggtagaggcagatacattaggggcattaaagaaaactcttagataggcacacggatgatagaaaagtggagagTTACGTAGGATGAAAGGGTTCATCCCAACTTCCTTATGCCATGAACCCCCGTCGTTAACTGAGTGATCCGCAGACcgcaggttgggaaaccctgggtGAGACTGATCGAACAGCAAGTTAAATGGTCACAGTGGGCGGAACGGGCTGGACTGCGTTCTACTGTTCCGTCTGGGGCTCGAACCCAGACCACGCTACCCTCTTCTCCCCAGCTGTGGCCTGAATGCCACCCCCCCAGCCCTGTCCCCAGTTACCTGTGGGCCTGCTCGCGGTGCTGGCGCATGGCGTGGTAGTCGTGCCCCTCCCGCAGCTCCTCGGGGGCCTGGCTGTACTGTTCCCGCAGCTCGTGGATCAGAGAGCTGCTGAGAGCCCGGCGCCTGGCCCGCTCCTGCTGACGGCGTTCGCGCTCTGCCGCCGTCTCATCCCCGTCTGGAGGGAGCACAAGAGTCAGACTGTGTGTCGGCGGGGAGGAGGGGATAGAGAGAGTATGAGGGGATGAGGGGatgggggggcaggggggaggCAGACAGAAATGGGTGGGAGGGGGGCCGTACACTAACCATAGACCATCGGAACCAGGCGAGGCGGCACGTAGACCTTCTTAGACGATCGGATACTTTCCTTCTTCTGGGGCGTCTccacctcttcctcctcctcctcctcgtcctccacctccctctcctcctcatcGAGCTAAAATCCCAACACAGGCCTGTCAGCAGGGGTCTgcacggggagggaggggaagagtgagGGACAGCGAGGACGGTcagcggggagggagggaggggaagagggaggaacaGTGAGGACGGTcagcggggagggagggaggggaagagtgagggacagtgaggacggtcagcggggagggagggaggggaagagtgagGGACAGCGAGGACGGTCagctgggagggagggaggggaagagtgagggacagtgaggacagtcagcggggagggagggagggaggggaagagtgagggacagtgaggacggtcagcggggagggagggagggaggggaagagtgagggacagtgaggacggtcagcggggagggagggagggaggggaagagtgagGGACAGCGAGGACGGTcagcggggagggagggaggggaagagtgagGGACAGCGAGGATGGTcagcggggagggagggagggaggggaagagtgagggacagtgaggacggtcagcggggagggagggaaagagtgaGGGACAGCGAGGACGGTcagcagggagggagggaggggaagagtgagggacagtgaggacggtcagcggggagggagggagggaggggaagagtgagGGACAGCGAGGACGGTCAGCgggtagggagggaggggaagag
Protein-coding regions in this window:
- the LOC140193613 gene encoding CKLF-like MARVEL transmembrane domain-containing protein 5 isoform X2 codes for the protein MPGSQAEPADSPLSTLRRHGVFLKSRRGIILAVEMILLFLLFVCYAASDTAFLTAPLLFLILNICFLCVYLTRYHQKLAGLSWPTTDFVRAVISALIFLILSIISSVRSGGSGMAAAAVFGFFLTGVLMYDAYDLYRTVLAEQTTSQEPAEESA
- the LOC140193613 gene encoding CKLF-like MARVEL transmembrane domain-containing protein 5 isoform X1, translated to MPGSQAEPADSPLSTLRRHGVFLKSRRGIILAVEMILLFLLFVCYAASDTAFLTAPLLFLILNICFLCVYLTRYHQKLAGLSWPTTDFVRAVISALIFLILSIISSVRSGGSGMAAAAVFGFFLTGVLMYDAYDLYRTVLAEQTTSQGKGDSHSE
- the ngdn gene encoding neuroguidin, encoding MAAAAEALKALGAELSAITAHTRKVLRGVADTPSSQGLTFLQVKNQLLAMYLSDLAYVILRKMTGNSLREEPAILRLVEHRTVLEKMRPIEQKLRYQIDKLVKTALTGTPGVENPLTFKPNPGNLISKLDEEEREVEDEEEEEEEVETPQKKESIRSSKKVYVPPRLVPMVYDGDETAAERERRQQERARRRALSSSLIHELREQYSQAPEELREGHDYHAMRQHREQAHRVQYEEAMMVRLNVPRSEKRRRQSRSLAMSSQLSSLTHFGSIAALTGETESEPVRKKQRVTARTKKKKQRGFRRR